The following nucleotide sequence is from Pseudonocardia abyssalis.
GTGATCCGCGGCGGGGAGAACGTGTACCCGCGCGAGATCGAGGAGTTCCTCTACACCCACCCCGACATCCTCGACGCCCAGGTCATCGGCGTGCCCGACGCCAAGTACGGCGAGGAGCTGTGCGCCTGGGTGACGCTGCGCGACGGCGCCGAGGAACTGACGGTGGAGAAGGTGCGCGAGTTCGCCACCGGCAAGCTGGCGCACTACAAGATCCCGCGCTACGTGATGGTGGTGGCGGAGTTCCCGATGACGGTCACGGGCAAGGTCCGCAAGATCGAGATGCGGGAGAAGAGCGTCGGGCTCCTCGGCCTGGAGGACGCGGCAGCGGTGCAGAACGCGTAGGTCCACCGGCGGCCCCCGGCCCGACTCGGCAGTAAAGCCACTGTGCCGCCACGAGACGGCAGCACAGTGGCTTTACTGCAGGTGGGGGAGCCGCACCCGCAGCTCCGCGTAGGCGGGGATCAGGGCTCTGCGGGCCGGCCTGCGGCGTTCCACCGTCCAGGGGCGGCCGGCGGCCGTCACCGTCTCCACCATCGCCCCCACCTCCGCCTGCGCCAGTGCCGCGCCCAGGCAGAGGTGGCGGCCGGCGCCGAACCAGAGCCTGCGGTTGTCGGGCAGGTAGGGGCGGTCGAGGTCGAAGCCGCCGGGAGCGGTGTTGGCCGTCCAGGTCAGCAGCAGGACGCGCTCGCCCGCGCGCAGCCGCCGCCCGGCCACGGTGACGTCACGCTTCACCGACCGGCCGATCACCGGGGCCGGGGTCGTCACCCGCAGACCCTCGCGGACGGCGTCGGGGAGCCGGGTGGGGTCGGCGAGCAGGCGGTGCTGGTCCCCGGTGTCGTGCAGCAGCGCCACGGTGCGCGCCATCGCCGAGGCCGCGGTCTCGGTCCCGGCCACCATCAGCAGCGCCGCGAGCCCGGTCGTCTCCCGCAACCCGAGGCCCAGCTCGCGGCAGCGGCCGAGCAGCGTCTCCGGCGGGGCGTCGCGCCAGGCGTCGGGGACGCCGCGCGTCAGGTCGTCGACGATCGCCTTCGCCCCGGCCACCGCCTCCGGGGTGAGGGCGGTGTCGGCTGCGCTGCCCAGTGCGGTGGCCGCGAGCCGCTCGCCGGTGACGAACAGCGTGCGGGCCTCGGCGTCGTCGAGGTCGCCCAGCCCGAGCAGCGACGCCAGCATCCGTCCGACGAGCACGCGGCCGAGGTCGGCGACGTCCACGGGTGCGCCGGACGCCAGGTCGGCCCGGGCGGTCGCGAGCCGCCGCGACCACGCGCCGCTCACCAGTCGCGCGGCCGTCGCCTCGGTGAACAGGTCCCGGGCGCGGGTGCGCAGGTCGTGGTGGCCCGGCCCGTCGAAGAGGTCGTACACCCAGTCGCCCAGGACCTGAGCCCACAGGTGCCCGACCCCGCCCTCGCCGAGGAGGGTGAAGGAGCGGTGGTCGGTGAGGATCTCCCGGGCGATCCGCGGGTCCGCGCTGACCCAGCCCAGCCGCGGCACCCGCCGGATCGGGACGGCGAGGCGGCCGCCGATGAGCAGCGCGGCCAGTGCCGGTCGGGAGGCGAGCAGCAGCCTGCGCTCGTGACGTGCGGCGGTGTCGGGCACCGGCTCATCGTCGTCGCGGGGACCGCGGTGCGGAACAGTGGTCCCACCGACGCTGATCAGCGGCTGCACGGACGGGTGTCGCGGGGCTAAGGTGGACGGGCGCGTCCCGGTGTCGTCAGGTGGGCCCAGAAGGCGGCCCAGGCATCAGGGGCGCGTTCGTCGTGCATCCGCGAAGGCGCGGTGCGCGAGGAACGCGACGATGAGGAACGGGTGGGTCCAGGTGCCGAGCGGCAGGGTCAAGTGGTACGACGCCGACAAGGGCTTCGGCTTCCTCGCGCAGGACGGCGGCGAGGACGTCTACGTCCGCAAGGCCGCGCTGCCCGCCGGGGTGGAGTCGCTCAAGCCGGGGCAGCGCGTCGAGTTCGGGATGGCGGAGGGCCGGCGCGGCCCGCAGGCGCTGCAGGTGAAGCTGGTGGATGCGCCGCCGTCGGTCGTGGAGGCCGCGCGCCGCCCCGCCGAGGACCTGCACAGCCTGATCGAGGACATGATCCGGTTGCTGGACACGAAGGTGCAGCCCGACCTGCGCCGCGGCCGCTACCCGGAGCGCAAGATCGCGAAGCTCGCGGCCGAGGTCGTCCGGGCCGTGGCGCGCGACCTCGACGGCTGATCCTCAGCCCGCGACCGTCAGCACCCAGCTCGACCGGATCGGGAACACGATCTCGCCGGTCGCCTCGTCGATCTCCGGGGGCGGCCCGTACTGCTGCACCTGCGCGGTGAGCAGGCGGGCGTCCGCGGGGAGCTCGAGGGAGTAGCTCTCCCGGGCCTGCGGCGCGAACACCGTCGTGCGCTCGTCGAGCTGCTCGCCCGCGCCGTCGCGGTAGGTGAACACGATCTGCCACGGGGTGTCGGACACGGCCGTCGGCACCGTGACGAGCACCGGCGTGCCCGGCGGCACCGGCAGCGTGACGGGGGCGTTCGCGTCGTTGGTACAGGTCACGAAGTCGTCCTGGCAGTACTGGGTGGGTGCGGCGACGGCCGACTGTGCCCCGGCGGCGAAGGTCACCTCGGGCGGGGCGTCCGTCCCGCACGCGGCCAGCAGCGGGACGGCGAGGGCCAGGGCGAGTACGCGGCGCACGCCGTCACCCTACGTACGGGTGCGGGCGGGCTCCGAGCGCGGCGCCAGGAACGGCAGGATGCTGTGTCCGCGGGCGATCAGGGCCGTCTGCACGCCGCCGATCGCGACCATCGCCGAGGCGACGACGAACCCGAGCCCGTAGGTGTCGTGCGGCAGCAGCACACCGAGCGCGCCGCCGAAGACCCACGCGAGCTGCAGGACCGTCTCCGACCGGCCGAACGCCGACGCCCGCGACTCCTCGGGCAGGTCGCGCTGGATCACCGCGTCGAGGCAGACCTTGGCCAGCGCGCTGCAGGTGGACGCCACCAGCGCGACGATCGCGGCCGTCGCGATGCCGGGCAGGACGGCGGCCACGACCGCCGACGCCACGGCCACCGCGATGCAGCCGACGACCACCGTGTCGATCTTGTCGAACCGCTGTCGCGACCCGGCCGCGTTGCCGCTGAACGACCCGATCCCGGCCGCCGCGCCGACGATCCCGATGAGGAACAGCTGCTGTGTCGGGTCGTCACCGGCCTGCGCCCGCACGGTGAACGCGACGAACAGCGTGAGGAAGCCCGTCAGGAACCGCATCGACCCGTTGCCCCACAGCGCGACCACGACCCCGCGGCTGACGGGCTGCCGCCTCCCGCGCTGCGTGCTGCGCAGGGCCGCGGGCACCTCGCCCGCCGTCGACTCCACCCAGCGCGGGATCCGCAGGCAGAGCAGCGTGCCGGCGACGGCGAGCGCAGCGGTGAAGAACAGCGCCCCCGGGGAGCCGGCCAGCGCCGCGATGCCGGCCGCGATACCGCCGAACACCCCGCCCGCGACCAGCCCGAACGTGGTGAGGCGCGAGTTCGTCGTCGCCAGGGTGATCCTGGTGGGGAGCACGCGGGGCGTGACCGCGGACTTGAGCACGTGGTAGGTCTTGCTCAGCACCATGACGCCGAGCGCGGCCGGGTAGAGGCCCCAGTTGTCGTAGTTGAGGGCCATGACGACGGCGAGGACCGCGCGCCCGCCGAAGGAGACCGCGAGCGCGGCGCGGCGGCCGCGTTGCAGGCGGTCGAGCAGCGGGCCGATCACCGGCGCGACCACCGCGAACGGGGCCACGGTGATGGCGAGGTAGAGCGCGACGTTGGTGACGCTCTCGGCCTTCGCTGCGGCGAAGAACAGGGTGTTGGCCAGCGCGACCGCCACCGCGGCGTCGACGGCGTAGGTCATCATCGTGGCGTAGGTGAGCGCGGTGAGGCCGGAGCGGTCGGCCCCGTCGGCGCTGGCGGCGCGCTGGAACGCCCGGATGCCGTTGCCGGTGATCTGGCGGCTGCGCATCGCCGCGACCCGGGTGACGGTGAGCTTGCGCGGCATCTCGACCGCGGCCGGAGGCTCGGGCTCGGGCGCCGCCTCCGCGACCGGCGGCGGTCCGGCCTCGGTCCAGAGCACCTTGCCGCGGGCGTCGGGCGGACCGGGGGTCCAGGACTGCGGCGGGACGGGCGGAGCCCCAGGGGTCCACGACGGCGCGGGCGGCGGGGTGCGGCGGTGGGCGGCCGGGTCGTAGCCGGGGTCGTCGTGCCAGGGGTAGCGGCGGCGGGGGACGTACCGGTCGTCGTGGGACGCCGTCGAGGGCTGCTCGGTCGTGGGGTGCCCGGCGGTCGGGTGCTGGCCGGCCGGTCGGGGGGCGGCCGGGAACGGGGCCGTCGGCGGGTGCGCGGTGGGCTGCGGCGACGGGAACTGCGCGGTCGGCCGCGGGCCGCCGGCCGGGCGGGGTGCGGGCTTCCGGGACGCGTTGCGGCCGCGGAGGAAGGAGAAACCGGAGCGCGCCACGTCCCCATTCTGACGCATCCGTACACCCCGGGGAGGGCGTCGCCCGCGTGGCGTGCCCGGGGGTCGGGCGGCGGCGGCGAACTCGCGGGTCAGGGGGTGGGGACCAGGCGGACGCGGAAGGTCGACGGCCAGAGCTTGCCCGTCAGCAGCAGCTCCCCGCCCCCCGCGTCGGCGATGCCGTTGAGGACGTCGGCGTCCGCGCGACGGGCGGGGTCGAGCAGGCCGCTCGCGTCCACCTCCGCCGTCACCCGCCCGTCCGACGGGTCGATCCGCACGATCCGGTCGGTCCGCCAGATGTTCGCGTACACCTGCCCGTCGACGCACTCGAGCTCGTTGAGCCGCGTCACCGGCACCCCGCCCTCGGTGACGGTCACGGAGCCGGTCTCGGCGAACGTCGCCGGGTCGTGGAAGCGCAGCAGGGCGGTTCCGTCGGAGCGGACGAGGCGCCCGCCGTCGTGGCACAGCCCCCAGCCCTCGCCGGTCAGCGGTACGGACCGCAGCATCGTCAGCGACGCCCGGTCCCACTCGTAGGCGACGCCGTCGCGCCAGGTGAGCTGCCAGATCCGGTCGCCGACGACGGTGATCCCCTCGCCGAACACCCCGTCCGGTAGCGGGACCGCCCGGCGCACGTCCCCGGTGGCGGGGTCCAGCTCGCGCAGCTGCGAGCCCCCGACCAGCCCCGTCCCCTCGTACACCACGCCGTCGGCGATCTCGAACCCCTGTGTGAACGCCGACGGGTCGTGCGGGATCTCGGCGAGGACCTCGGGCCGCAGCACCGGCACCGCGTCGGCGGGGACGGCCGCCGCGCAGCCCGCCATCGCCAGCACGGTGGCGAACACGAGCGCGCGCCCGGACGTCATGGTCGGCAGGGTGGCACAATCACCGCGGTGAGCGCCGAATCCACCCCTCCCGCCCGGCTCGTTCACGCCGTCGAGCTGGCCAGGGCCGCCGCCGTCGAGGACGCCACCACCGATCTGGGGCGCGCGAGCGCCGAGTCGGCCGTCGGCGAGCACCTCGAGGCCGTGGTCGAGGACCCGGGCACGCTCACCCACTTCTTCGCCGCCCGCCACGGCGGGTACCGGGGCTGGCGCTGGTCGGTCACCGTCGCGGCCCCCGAGGGCGAGGACGACGGCCCGATCACCGTGTGCGAGGTCGTGCTGCTGCCCGGCACCGACGCGGTCACCGCGCCCGCCTGGGTGCCGTGGCAGGAGCGGGTCCGTCCCGGCGACCTGGGTGTCGGTGACCTCCTCCCCGCAGCCGACGACGACGAGCGCCTCGTGCCCGGTTACGTCGCGGTCGACGACGCCGACCTCGACGTGCAGATCGCGGTCGAGGTCGGGCTGGGTCGCACCAAGGTGCTCTCCCGCGCCGGTCGCGACTCGGCGGCCGAGCGCTGGTTCGAGGGCCCGCACGGCCCGGGTACCGACATGGCCAAGGCGGCCCCCGGATCGTGCGGGACCTGCGGGTTCTTCCTGTCCCTCGCCGGCTCGATGCGGGGCGCGTTCGGCGTGTGCGGCAACGAGTACGCCCCCGCCGACGGCGCGGTCGTGGCCGTCGGGTTCGGCTGCGGCGCGCACTCCGACGTGGTGGTCGAGGCCGGCTCGCCCGTCATGGTCGCCGAGCTGGTCTACGACGACGGCGTCGACCTGGAGCCGGTCGCCACCTCGTGAACGACCCGTTCGGCACCGCATCGCTGCGGGCCGCGGTCCTCGACGCCTGGGCGTCCTCACCGACGCGCTTCCGCGAGGACGCCAACGCCGAGGAGGACCTCTGCCTCGGTGGCTACGCCGACGCGTGGTTCGTCGAGCTCGCCCAGAACGCCGCCGACGCCGCGCGCGCCGCGGGGGTGCCGGGCCGGATCGTGGTGGCCCTGGTCGACGGCGAACTGCGCGTCGCCAACACCGGCACCCCGCTGGACGCCGCCGGGGTCGCCGCTCTCGCGTCGCTGCGGGCCTCGGCCAAGCGCGACACCGACTCCGTCGGCCGGTTCGGGGTCGGGTTCGCCGCGGTCCTCGCCGTCACCGACGCGCCCCGCGTCCTCTCGAGGACAGGCGGGATCGCGTTCTCCGCCGCCCGCACCATCGACGCCGTCGCGGACCTGCCCGCCGTCGTCGCCGAGCTGGCCCGCCGCGACGAGCCGCCGGTGCTGCGCCTGGCCTGGCCGGTGGACGGGGAACCCGGTCTCGACACCGAGGTCCGGATGCCGCTGCGTCCCGGCGTCGACGGGGGTGCGCTGCTCGCGTCGGCCGCCGCCGAGGCCGCGGACCTGCTGCTCGCCCTGCCCGACCTGGTCGAGATCACCGTCGGCGGCACCGTCGTGACCCGCGCCGACGACGGCGACGTGGCGACGATCGCCACCCGCGTCGACGCCGGGTCCCGCGACGACCGGTGGCGCCTGGCCGGGCGAACCGGGCGGTTGGAGCGGGACGCGGACGGGGCCGTCGAGCAGCGCGGACGCCGGGACTGGTCGGCCACCTGGGCCCTCCCGCTCGACCGTGCGCTGATCGACGACGAGGTCCTGTACGCCCCGACCGCCACCGGCGAGCGCCTCGGGCTGCCCGCGCGGCTCGTCGCGACCGTCCCGATGGAGCCCGACCGCCGCCGCGCCCGCACCGGCCCCGGAACCGACGCGGTGCTCGCCGGGGCCGTCGACGCCTATCTCGACCTCGTCCGCGCGACCCCGCCCGCCGAGCGGGCCGCGCTCGTCCCGGAGCCCGGTTTCCCGCGCTCCCCGCTCGACGGCCGGCTGCGCGAGGGGATCGTCGAGGCGCTGCGCCGCACCGCGTGGCTCCCCGGAGCCGACGGCTCGGACCTGGTCCCGGCGCGGGCGCGGTGGCTCGACCTCCCCGACCCGGGCGATCTCCTCGCCCTCCTCGGGTTCGCCGACCTGACCGCCGCCCCGCCGCCCGTCGCACTCGACGTCGAGCGTCTGTCCGCGGCCGGTCTCGTCGAGCGGCTCACCGGCGTCGACCGCCCGCCGACCTGGTGGAAGTCCCTCTACGCCGCACTCGCGCCGCTGGTCGGCGTCGTCCCCGGGCTCTCCGAGGACCTGCGCGCGCTCCCCGTCCCGCTCGCCGACGGCCGCGTCGCGCTCGGTCCGCCGACGGTGCTGCTCCCGTCGGGCGTCGCGTTCGGGGTGTCGCTGCCCGGCCTGCACCTAGCCCACCCCGACGCCGTGCACCCGCTGCTCGCGCGCCTCGGCGCCACCACGGCCGACGCCCGCACGCTGCTGGAGCACCCCGCGCTGCTCGCCGCCGTCGAGAGCTCCCTGGACGACGCCGACGCCGGGCTCGACGTCCGCCCGCTCGCCGAGGCGGTGCTCGCGCTCGTGGCGCAGGTGGGCACCGTCGACGGCTGCGGTGCGCTCGCCCTGCCCGCCGACGACGGCCTCCCGGCCCGCGCCGACGAGCTGATGCTCCCCGACGCCGCGCTCGCCCCGCTGCTCGGCGACGACCCGCCGCTGGGCGTCGTCGACGCGCCGTGGGCCGACCGCGCCGCGCTCGTCGCCGTCGGCGTGCTGGACGGGTTCGCGCTCGTCGTCGACGAGGAGCCGACCGGCCCCGACCACGACCTCGATGACGAGGAGCGCTGGTGGGACTCGCTGCCCGAGCCCCCGCGGCGGCTGGTGGCGGTGCGCGACCTCGACCTCGTCGACGACGACGCCTGGTCCGCCGCGCTCGCCCTGCTCGGCGCCGGCCGCGAGACCCGTGAAGCTCTGAGCGGCGGTTACACCGCCTGGTGGCTGGCCCGACATGCCCGACTCGACGGTCGCCGCCCCGATCACTGGCGGCTCCCGTCGGCGCACGGGATCGCGGCTCTCTACGACCAGGTCCCGGAACCGGCGACCCGGGGGCGGGGGAACAGCGACTCACGGGAGGGTGGGGACTCGCCGGCGGAGGGTGTGTGGCTCGCCGCCGGTGTCCGCGCCGATCTGGTCGTCGCCGACGCCCGTGGGGCCACCGACCTGCTCGACCGCCTCGCCGACCCCGATCGGCACCCGGACGTCGCGCTGGTCGCCGACGCGCACATCGCGCTGACCGACGCCGTCGCCGCCGGGCGTGTCGACCCGGCCGATCTCGACGCGCCGGAGAACGTCCGCGCGCTCGACGGCTCGGTCGTGTCCGTCGACGTCGCCGTGGTGCTCGACGCCCCGTGGCCCGCCTCCGTCCTCCCGGCCGGGGAACTGGTGGCCGGGGGCGACCCCGCACTGCTCGCCGACCTGCTCGACCTCCCGCTCGCCACCGACATCGTGGCCGGAGTCGTCGAGGGGGCGGGGAAGGCCGTCGACTGGGCCGACGTCGCCGAGGTCGTGGTGGCGTGCCACACGCTCGGCGTCGCCGTCCCCGGTGGATCGGTGATCCTCCACGACGAGCTGTGGGTGCGGGTCACCCGGCCCGTCACCGGCCGTTTCCGGGTTCCGGCCTGGCCCGACGGGGTGGGCGGCTGGCACGCCGATGACCCCCTCCGGGCCCTACTCGCACTACTTGCGGAGTGAACGACACGTGCTAGACAGAAGCGTGACCCTCCAGCGCCGGCCCCGCCGCGTCAGCGTGCTGTCCGTGCACACCTCGCCGCTGGAGCAGCCGGGCACGGGCGACGCGGGGGGCATGAACGTCTACATCGTCGAGACCGCCCGCCGGATGGCGGAGCGCGGCGTCGAGGTGGAGATCTTCACCCGGGCCACGTCCTCGGAGCACCCACCGGTCGTGGAGCTGGCCCCCGGGGTGCTGGTGCGCCACATCGCGGCCGGGCCGTTCGAGGGGTTGGGGAAGAACGACCTGCCCAGCCAGCTGTGCGCGTTCACCGCGGGCGTGCTGCGCACCGAGGCCCGCCACGACCCCGGTTACTACGACGTCGTGCACTCGCACTACTGGCTCTCCGGGCAGGTCGGCTGGCTGGCCCGCGACCGCTGGGGCGTGCCGCTCGTGCACAGCGCCCACACGCTCGCGCGCGTCAAGAACGCCGCGCTCGCCGAGGGCGACCCGCCCGAGCCGATGGTGCGCGTCATCGGCGAGGACCAGGTCGTCGCCGAGGCCGACCGCCTGATCGGCAACACCGACTCCGAGGCCCGCGAGCTGATCGAGCTGTACGGGGCCGACCCGCGCCGCGTCGTCACGATCCCGCCCGGCGTCGACCTCGACCGGTTCGTCCCGGGCGACCGCGCCGCCTCCCGCCATGCTCTCGGCCTCGCCCCCGACGCCGTCGTGCTCGCGTTCGTCGGCCGGATCCAGCCGCTGAAGGCCCCCGACGTCCTGCTCCGCGCCGCCGCCGAGATGCTCCGGCGCGATCCGGCGCTGCGCGCGCGGCTCGTCGTCCTCGTCGCGGGCGGGCCGTCGGGCAGCGGGCTGGCCGCGCCGACCTCGCTGCAGGCACTCGCCGCGTCCCTGGGCATCACCGACGTCGTGCGCTTCCTGCCGCCGCAGCGCGGGCACGGGCTCGTCGACGTCTACCGCGCCGCCGACCTCGTCGCCGTGCCCAGTCACAACGAGTCGTTCGGCCTCGTCGCGCTGGAGGCGCAGGCGTGCGGCACGCCCGTCGTCGCGGCGCGGGTCGGCGGCCTGCCGGTGGCCGTCGCGGAGGGGCGGTCCGGGCTGCTGGTGCCCGGGCACGGCTCCGGCCAGTGGGCCGACGCGCTGCGGGCGGGCCTGGCCCGGCGCGACGACCTCGGCGCGGGCGCGGTCGTCCACGCCCGGCGGTTCTCCTGGGACCGCACCACGGAGTCGCTGCTGGAGACCTACGCGGGCGCGGCCGCGGAGTTCGGCGAGCGCCAGGGAGTGCCCGCGGGGATGATCGCCCTGTGAGTGCCAGCCCCGCCGACCTCATCGCCGCCGCCCTCGCCGAGCTGGAGGTCGACCACCACCAGCGCGAGCCCGGGCAGTTCCTCGTCACGCTGCCCGGCACCGCCCGGCTGCAGACGCACTGCTGGCTCGTCGTCCGCGACCACGCCGTCTTCGTGCAGGCGTTCGTGTGCCGCCGCCCCGACGAGGAGTTCGAGGCGGTCTACCGGTTCCTGCTGCAGCGCAACGCCCGTCTCTACGGCGTGCACTACACGATCGACCGCATCGGCGACATCCACCTCACCGGCCGCATCGCGCTGCACGCCGTCACGACCGACGAGGTCGACCGGGTGCTCGGCCAGGTGCTGGAGGCCGCCGACGGCGACTTCAACACCCTCCTCGAGCTCGGCTTCGCGAGCTCGATCCGCCGCGAGCACGCCTGGCGCTCCGAGCGCGGCGAGTCCACGGCCAACCTGAAGGCGTTCGAGCACCTCTTCACCTGATCGTGACCTGGTCCGGCCAACCGGTCGCGGCGCCGGCCCCGTCCCTGCGGTGGGAGTCCCGGAACGGATCCGGGTGCCGAGGAGGCGATCAGGGTGGCTCGACGGGTGTCGCGCAGGGTGGTGGTCGCGGTGGCGACCGCGCTGCTGGTGCTGGCCGGTCTCGCGGTGGTGCTCGTCGACGGGGGCGGCGGAGGGTCGGCGTCGGGGGACTCGGCGTCGGTGTCCTCGGCCCCGTCGATCGGGTTCGCCGAGCCGGCCCCCGAGCGGTCCGGCGGGCTGGCGGACGAGTCGGCGGCGGCACCGTCGGTCGCGCCGGCGGCGCCGGGGGTGCCCGTCGGTGCGGTGGAACGCTCGCTCGTACGGACCGCGGAGGTCACCGTCGAGGTGGCGGACGCCGTCGCCGGGGTGCGGGACGTGCGGGCGGCGGCCGTCGCGGCGGGCGGGTTCGTCGCGGAGGAGCGCTCCGGTGACCACGGAGGCTCCGTCGTGCTGCGGGTGCCCGCCGACGCTCTGGACCGCGTGCTCGACGCCGTCGGGGCGGTCGGCGAGGTCACCGACCGGTCCTCGTCGGTCGTCGACGCGACGGAGCAGGTCGTCGACCTCGACGCGCGGGTCGCGAGCCAGCAGGCGAGCGTCGCGCGCGTCCGGGCGCTGCTCGCCGAGGCCACGACGATCGGCGAGGTCGTCGCGATCGAGTCGGAGCTGACGTCCCGCGAGGCCGAGCTGGACTCGCTGACCGGGCGGCTCGCCGCGGTGCGCGACCAGGTCGCGTTCTCCACCCTGACCGTCGACCTGCGCGTCCCCCACGTCGGTGCCGACGACGAGCCGCCGTCGGCCGCCGGGTTCGGGCCGGGCCTGGCGGCGGGCTGGGAGGGGCTGCTGGCGCTGGGCACCGGCGTCGGGACGGTGCTCGGGTTTCTCCTGCCGTTCGTCCCGGTCGTCGCACTGCCGGCGGGGCTCGCGTGGCTGCTGGTGCGACGGCGCCGACGCTCCACCCCGGCGACGTAACGCCTGGTCCACACGCTGCGACAGGACGGTCATCGCACAACGACGACGGGGGTCCCGTGACCGACATGTACCAGCAGCAGTCCGGCATACCGCCGCAGCGC
It contains:
- a CDS encoding DUF4349 domain-containing protein; translated protein: MSRRVVVAVATALLVLAGLAVVLVDGGGGGSASGDSASVSSAPSIGFAEPAPERSGGLADESAAAPSVAPAAPGVPVGAVERSLVRTAEVTVEVADAVAGVRDVRAAAVAAGGFVAEERSGDHGGSVVLRVPADALDRVLDAVGAVGEVTDRSSSVVDATEQVVDLDARVASQQASVARVRALLAEATTIGEVVAIESELTSREAELDSLTGRLAAVRDQVAFSTLTVDLRVPHVGADDEPPSAAGFGPGLAAGWEGLLALGTGVGTVLGFLLPFVPVVALPAGLAWLLVRRRRRSTPAT